One genomic window of Chlamydiales bacterium STE3 includes the following:
- a CDS encoding putative geranyltranstransferase (Product derived from UniProtKB/Trembl:Q6M9M9;Gene name derived from UniProtKB/Trembl:Q6M9M9), giving the protein MTKELKKILEPYQKLIEAEIIQSLPRFGSKTSLYEACEYVLTSGGKRFRPAIVMMVANALSAKHSVVEAALAVEFFHTASLIADDLPCMDNEEKRRNKETVHKKFGEASALLTSYALIAAGYESLARNTRHMQHHSHPLAEKIGLLALENATFNTGIYGATGGQFLDLFPPQKTHEILYETTQKKTVSLFEIALVLGWLFGGGNLSKLTLVKKAAYHYGMAFQIADDIDDYDEDSLEKRQMNVIHFLGHEKTRELFHGEISNYFICLKELEIDTEELRSLGNYLIEMVEAKK; this is encoded by the coding sequence ATGACTAAAGAACTTAAAAAAATCCTAGAACCTTACCAAAAACTAATTGAAGCTGAAATTATTCAATCTCTTCCTCGCTTTGGTTCAAAAACATCCCTTTACGAAGCTTGTGAATATGTCTTGACAAGTGGTGGAAAGCGTTTTCGCCCTGCGATTGTGATGATGGTTGCCAATGCCCTTTCTGCAAAGCATTCGGTGGTTGAGGCTGCTTTAGCTGTAGAGTTTTTCCATACAGCCTCTTTAATTGCTGATGACTTGCCTTGTATGGACAATGAAGAAAAGAGGCGCAATAAAGAAACGGTTCATAAAAAATTTGGTGAAGCCTCTGCTTTATTGACAAGCTATGCTCTTATTGCAGCTGGATACGAGTCTTTGGCTCGAAACACACGTCACATGCAGCATCATTCACACCCTTTAGCTGAAAAAATAGGTCTTTTAGCTTTAGAAAATGCCACATTTAATACAGGTATTTATGGCGCTACTGGAGGACAATTTTTAGATTTGTTCCCTCCGCAAAAGACGCACGAAATTCTTTATGAAACCACCCAAAAAAAAACTGTTTCCCTTTTTGAAATTGCTCTTGTTTTAGGCTGGTTATTTGGAGGTGGAAACCTTTCCAAGCTAACTTTGGTGAAAAAAGCCGCTTACCACTATGGAATGGCCTTCCAAATTGCAGACGATATCGATGATTATGATGAGGATTCTCTAGAAAAGCGGCAGATGAATGTGATTCACTTTTTGGGACATGAAAAAACTAGAGAATTGTTCCACGGGGAAATATCTAACTACTTTATTTGTTTAAAAGAGTTAGAAATTGATACTGAGGAGCTTAGATCTTTAGGAAATTACTTAATTGAAATGGTTGAAGCAAAAAAATAG
- a CDS encoding UDP-GlcNAc pyrophosphorylase (Product derived from UniProtKB/Trembl:D6YTC9;Gene name derived from UniProtKB/Trembl:D6YTC9;EC number derived from UniProtKB/Trembl:D6YTC9) has protein sequence MWKVCMSLNCLSKQSLFDLSCYRHVDLFNECQYPWEIFSKIKDYLRNYPLGSIQPIIEAGVHLINPEAITIGKGTIVEQGAFIQGPCIIGENCQIRHGAYIRGNVITGNYCVIGSELKNAVLLDHAKAPHFNYIGDSILGNHVNLGAGAKCANLRFDKKEITLKFEGKKIPTGLKKLGAILGDHTQIGCNAVLLPGTVTGKNVFCHPCMSFSGFAPTFSVIKPFHPLNVQEKILND, from the coding sequence ATGTGGAAAGTTTGTATGTCACTCAATTGCCTTTCAAAACAATCTTTATTTGATCTCTCTTGCTATCGCCATGTTGATCTGTTTAACGAATGTCAATATCCTTGGGAAATTTTCTCGAAGATCAAAGATTATCTAAGAAATTATCCCTTGGGAAGCATTCAACCCATAATCGAGGCAGGCGTTCATTTAATCAACCCAGAAGCCATAACCATTGGAAAAGGGACGATCGTTGAACAGGGGGCTTTTATTCAAGGTCCTTGTATCATCGGTGAAAACTGTCAGATACGACATGGAGCTTATATTCGTGGAAATGTCATTACTGGCAATTATTGTGTAATTGGATCGGAACTTAAAAATGCAGTGCTTCTCGATCATGCCAAAGCACCGCATTTCAATTACATTGGAGATTCAATCCTTGGCAATCATGTCAACCTTGGAGCTGGAGCAAAATGTGCCAATTTAAGATTCGATAAAAAGGAAATTACGTTAAAATTTGAGGGCAAGAAAATCCCAACTGGCTTAAAAAAATTGGGTGCGATTTTGGGAGACCATACGCAAATAGGATGTAATGCTGTTTTATTGCCTGGGACGGTAACGGGAAAAAATGTTTTTTGCCATCCCTGCATGAGTTTTTCTGGTTTTGCCCCCACTTTTTCTGTGATCAAGCCTTTCCACCCCTTAAATGTTCAAGAGAAAATACTGAATGACTAA
- a CDS encoding O antigen biosynthesis rhamnosyltransferase RfbN (Product derived from UniProtKB/Swiss-Prot:P26403;Gene name derived from UniProtKB/Swiss-Prot:P26403;EC number derived from UniProtKB/Swiss-Prot:P26403) produces MERRASLGRASHVLQKYLPDGLYNMSVSVGVAIITHNARHHLQKCLPPYLNSRSTSRIVVVNSSSNDGTIELAQEMGAETLVLPRLKFNHGSTREKARKYLKTDIVVMATPDAYLLDGESLEHLIKPIVTNQAALAYGKQIAHDGADFFESFAREFNYPSQSHIRSLKDIEKYGSYTYFCSNSFSAYSNKALEAVGGFSSVLIGEDTVAAAKLLNAGHSIAYIAEAIAKHSHRYNLKEEFLRSFDTGLARKAYQELIMKGGKDTVRGRMYVRALLARLAREKPHLIPYAIFQSGIKWLGYKLGQASLNAPRFWKKTLSAQDFYWASEDSRC; encoded by the coding sequence TTGGAGCGAAGAGCAAGCCTGGGACGAGCTAGCCACGTATTACAAAAATATTTACCAGATGGCTTGTACAACATGTCAGTAAGCGTCGGCGTCGCAATCATTACGCATAATGCGCGTCACCATTTACAAAAATGTTTGCCTCCCTACCTTAATTCTCGCTCTACCTCGCGTATTGTCGTTGTTAATTCCTCCTCTAATGATGGAACGATTGAATTAGCTCAAGAAATGGGAGCTGAAACACTTGTTCTTCCACGGTTGAAATTTAACCATGGCTCAACACGAGAGAAAGCAAGAAAGTACCTTAAAACAGATATTGTCGTCATGGCAACACCCGATGCCTACTTACTCGATGGGGAAAGTTTAGAGCATCTTATTAAGCCTATCGTGACAAATCAAGCTGCTCTAGCCTATGGAAAGCAAATTGCTCATGATGGAGCTGATTTTTTTGAAAGCTTTGCCCGTGAATTCAACTATCCAAGCCAAAGCCATATTCGTTCGTTAAAGGATATCGAAAAATATGGGAGCTACACCTACTTTTGCTCTAATTCTTTCTCAGCTTATAGCAATAAAGCATTAGAGGCTGTGGGAGGCTTTTCCTCTGTCCTGATAGGTGAGGACACTGTTGCTGCTGCTAAACTTCTAAATGCAGGACACTCCATCGCTTATATCGCAGAAGCCATCGCCAAACATTCTCACCGTTATAACCTAAAAGAAGAGTTTCTTCGTAGCTTTGATACTGGGCTAGCTAGAAAAGCCTATCAAGAACTAATCATGAAGGGTGGAAAAGACACCGTGAGAGGCAGAATGTACGTACGCGCTCTTTTAGCACGCTTAGCGCGAGAAAAACCTCACCTCATACCCTATGCCATTTTTCAATCAGGCATTAAATGGCTTGGTTACAAGTTAGGCCAAGCGAGCCTTAATGCCCCTCGTTTTTGGAAAAAAACTTTAAGTGCCCAAGACTTTTACTGGGCCTCAGAAGATTCACGCTGCTAG
- a CDS encoding Uncharacterized protein (Product derived from UniProtKB/Trembl:D1RAD6) translates to MNILFTGASSFSGTWFVQELIRAGHSVTAIFKSSFSSYQDLRLERIQLNAPYCETVYDCPFGSEAFLKLIKSKKWDLFCHHAADVTNYKSPDFNPISALANNVGDLKAILQTFLQQGCQRVLLTGSVFEQNEGAGSDGLRAVSPYGLSKGLTSEVFRFYCAIFQMKLAKFVIPNPFGPYEEFRFTSFLAKNWIAKKPVLVSMPAYVRDNIHVSLLAKAYSDFASQIDNKPGFVKLNPSGYPESQGAFTARFASELRKRLSLNCEYELGVQKEFDEPKVRLNTDLLDSAKLAWSEEQAWDELATYYKNIYQMACTTCQ, encoded by the coding sequence ATGAACATTCTCTTTACCGGTGCTAGCTCTTTTTCTGGAACATGGTTCGTTCAGGAATTAATCAGGGCTGGCCATTCTGTGACAGCCATTTTTAAAAGTTCTTTTTCCTCTTATCAAGACTTACGATTGGAGAGAATTCAACTCAACGCGCCCTACTGTGAAACAGTTTATGATTGTCCTTTTGGCAGTGAGGCTTTTCTGAAACTGATCAAAAGCAAAAAATGGGATCTTTTTTGCCACCATGCAGCAGATGTCACAAATTACAAAAGTCCCGATTTTAATCCTATTTCTGCTTTAGCAAACAATGTGGGTGACCTAAAAGCAATTCTTCAAACTTTTTTACAGCAAGGTTGCCAACGTGTTCTTCTCACAGGAAGTGTGTTTGAGCAAAATGAAGGTGCTGGATCTGATGGGCTAAGAGCCGTCTCTCCTTATGGCCTTTCCAAAGGTTTGACATCAGAAGTCTTCCGTTTTTACTGCGCTATTTTCCAGATGAAGTTGGCAAAGTTTGTTATTCCTAACCCCTTTGGTCCCTATGAAGAGTTCCGTTTTACTTCATTTTTAGCAAAAAATTGGATTGCCAAAAAACCTGTCCTAGTTTCAATGCCAGCTTACGTGAGAGACAACATTCACGTCTCATTGCTTGCTAAAGCCTATTCTGATTTTGCTTCACAGATTGACAATAAACCAGGTTTTGTTAAATTGAACCCAAGTGGCTATCCTGAATCCCAAGGTGCTTTTACAGCACGTTTCGCAAGTGAATTGAGAAAGAGGCTTTCTTTGAATTGTGAATATGAGTTAGGCGTTCAAAAAGAATTTGATGAGCCTAAGGTTAGGCTCAACACAGATCTTTTAGACTCTGCTAAACTTGCTTGGAGCGAAGAGCAAGCCTGGGACGAGCTAGCCACGTATTACAAAAATATTTACCAGATGGCTTGTACAACATGTCAGTAA
- a CDS encoding Glucose-1-phosphate cytidylyltransferase (Product derived from UniProtKB/Swiss-Prot:Q8Z5I4;Gene name derived from UniProtKB/Swiss-Prot:Q8Z5I4;EC number derived from UniProtKB/Swiss-Prot:Q8Z5I4), protein MNLILLKCENAMNSLADIPVFILCGGLGTRIKEETELKPKPMVPIGNHPILWHIMHVYRRHGFRKFVLCTGFKSEVVKDYFLNYTSRHSDFTVDLSSHSVNYHSVHHHEDWEVTVAYTGELTMTGGRLAIAAEKYLGNATHAAVTYGDGLTDANLKDELAFHLEHGKLGTVLGVNPPSRFGEICLDGDSVSQFSEKPDFHEKWINGGFFFFKREFFSSYLRKEESCVLEKTPLVQLAKDGELNLYKHQGFWACMDTQRDRDQLNQLWVSGQAPWAPSIPSISTAKIFEKAKLQ, encoded by the coding sequence CTGAACTTAATCCTTTTAAAATGCGAGAATGCAATGAACTCATTAGCTGACATTCCAGTATTTATCCTCTGTGGTGGCTTGGGAACACGTATCAAAGAAGAAACGGAATTAAAACCTAAGCCTATGGTGCCCATTGGTAACCATCCAATCTTATGGCACATTATGCATGTCTACCGTAGACATGGGTTTAGAAAGTTCGTCCTCTGTACCGGATTTAAATCTGAAGTTGTCAAAGATTACTTTTTGAATTATACCTCTCGACATAGCGATTTTACTGTCGACCTCAGCTCACACAGTGTTAATTATCACTCTGTTCATCATCATGAAGACTGGGAAGTGACAGTGGCCTACACGGGAGAACTGACAATGACAGGCGGAAGGCTTGCCATCGCAGCTGAAAAATATCTAGGCAATGCCACCCATGCAGCTGTAACATATGGAGATGGCTTAACCGATGCCAATTTAAAGGATGAATTGGCTTTTCATCTTGAACATGGCAAGTTAGGTACCGTTTTAGGTGTTAACCCTCCCTCACGTTTTGGCGAAATCTGCCTTGATGGCGACTCTGTTTCGCAATTTTCTGAAAAACCAGACTTTCATGAGAAATGGATTAATGGAGGCTTTTTCTTCTTTAAACGCGAATTTTTCTCTTCGTACTTACGCAAAGAAGAATCCTGTGTGCTTGAAAAAACACCTCTCGTCCAATTGGCTAAAGATGGGGAACTCAATCTCTACAAACATCAAGGTTTTTGGGCCTGTATGGATACGCAGCGCGATCGCGATCAGCTAAATCAGCTTTGGGTGTCAGGGCAAGCTCCCTGGGCTCCTTCAATTCCTTCCATTTCTACTGCAAAAATTTTTGAAAAGGCTAAACTACAATGA
- a CDS encoding Nucleoside-diphosphate-sugar epimerase (Product derived from UniProtKB/Trembl:B3DZE1;Gene name derived from UniProtKB/Trembl:B3DZE1), producing MKKILVTGHKGYIGVHLVDLLKEQGHHVVGCDLDLFEGCEWESFVTADKEYLKDFRELTMDELQGFDSIMHLAAISNDPMGDLDPEITFGINREGTKELAEKAKKAGIPQFLFSSSCSIYGKGDQLDIDEEGATAPLTAYASSKIAAEEHLKKLADRHFQAICLRNATAYGDSPMLRIDLVVNNLLACGLSRGDIRVMSDGSPWRPLVHCRDIARAFVAFLNYSSENPFLIVNVGGNSENYQVRDVVNAVKARLPEASVVFTGEVGADPRNYRVNFDKLARVLPEFKLEYTLEKGVEELHAKFQKYGFGLKDFESEQFVRLRTLKKRLNKITG from the coding sequence ATGAAAAAAATTCTTGTTACAGGACATAAAGGTTATATCGGTGTTCATCTTGTGGACCTTTTAAAAGAGCAAGGACATCATGTTGTTGGCTGTGATCTCGATCTTTTTGAGGGGTGTGAATGGGAATCTTTCGTCACAGCGGATAAGGAATACCTTAAAGATTTTAGAGAATTAACAATGGATGAATTGCAGGGCTTTGATTCTATTATGCACCTTGCTGCCATTTCAAATGATCCAATGGGCGATCTTGATCCCGAAATCACTTTTGGCATCAACCGCGAGGGGACAAAAGAGCTTGCTGAAAAAGCTAAAAAAGCAGGTATTCCCCAGTTTCTTTTTTCAAGTAGCTGCTCTATTTATGGCAAAGGCGATCAACTCGATATCGATGAGGAAGGGGCGACGGCTCCTTTGACAGCTTATGCTTCTTCAAAAATTGCCGCTGAAGAACACTTGAAAAAGCTAGCGGATAGACATTTTCAAGCCATTTGCTTGCGCAATGCCACAGCATACGGAGATTCTCCAATGTTAAGAATTGACTTGGTTGTGAATAACCTTTTAGCGTGCGGGCTAAGCCGTGGGGATATTCGCGTGATGAGTGACGGAAGCCCTTGGAGGCCGCTTGTACATTGTAGAGACATTGCAAGAGCTTTTGTAGCCTTTTTAAACTATTCCTCTGAAAACCCCTTTCTTATCGTGAATGTGGGAGGAAATAGTGAGAATTATCAGGTGAGAGATGTTGTGAATGCTGTAAAAGCGCGTTTACCTGAGGCTAGTGTTGTTTTCACTGGTGAGGTTGGTGCTGATCCGAGAAATTACCGTGTGAATTTTGACAAACTCGCGCGAGTTCTGCCTGAATTTAAATTAGAGTATACCTTAGAAAAAGGTGTCGAGGAATTACATGCCAAATTCCAAAAGTATGGCTTTGGGTTAAAAGACTTCGAGAGCGAGCAGTTCGTTCGATTACGCACCCTTAAAAAACGATTAAATAAAATTACAGGTTAA
- a CDS encoding dTDP-4-dehydrorhamnose 3,5-epimerase (Product derived from UniProtKB/Swiss-Prot:P55468;Gene name derived from UniProtKB/Trembl:F8BIL7;EC number derived from UniProtKB/Swiss-Prot:P55468) — translation MLFEQTKLPGSFLIDLEKKGDERGFFARFFCTKEFENQGLETNFIQVNNSLSAKKGTLRGIHYQLHPKSEVKLVRCISGSLFDVIVDLRSDSPTFGQWFGAELSAENRRMMYVPRGFGHAFLTLQDDTEALYMVSESYSPSHERGLRWDDPRFGIQWPMKPIVISDKDQNHPFFDPNYHLKTHE, via the coding sequence ATGCTTTTTGAACAAACCAAACTTCCCGGTTCTTTTCTTATTGATTTGGAAAAAAAAGGGGATGAAAGAGGCTTTTTTGCTCGTTTTTTTTGTACAAAGGAATTTGAAAACCAAGGATTGGAAACAAACTTTATCCAAGTCAATAATTCTCTGAGTGCAAAAAAAGGCACGTTGCGTGGCATTCACTACCAGTTGCACCCTAAAAGTGAAGTGAAACTGGTGCGCTGTATTAGCGGTTCTCTTTTCGATGTGATCGTAGACTTGCGTTCTGATTCACCAACATTTGGTCAATGGTTTGGCGCCGAGCTTTCCGCAGAAAATCGACGTATGATGTATGTTCCACGTGGATTTGGCCATGCTTTTTTAACTCTGCAGGATGATACTGAAGCTCTTTACATGGTCTCTGAATCCTACTCTCCTAGCCATGAAAGAGGGCTGCGTTGGGATGACCCTCGGTTTGGCATTCAATGGCCAATGAAGCCTATTGTCATTTCGGACAAGGATCAAAACCATCCTTTCTTTGACCCTAACTACCATCTAAAAACTCATGAATAA
- a CDS encoding L-2-hydroxyglutarate dehydrogenase, mitochondrial (Product derived from UniProtKB/Swiss-Prot:Q9H9P8;Gene name derived from UniProtKB/Swiss-Prot:Q9H9P8;EC number derived from UniProtKB/Swiss-Prot:Q9H9P8): MNKFNAVIIGGGIVGLAVALQILRKHPHISLAILEKEQRLAAHQTGHNSGVIHSGIYYKPGSLKAKNCREGVQSLLKFCEEKGIVYKKVGKAIVALNEEELPRLRELERRGIANGVPGLRMISKEEYREIEPSGHALKALYSPETGIIDFTQVAEAYAQEIRERGGVIFLSQKVCEYKSLGNSKTLVTSTQEFEADWIINCAGLHADRIAHLADNKISKKQIIPFRGEYYELSAHKNDLVKGLIYPVPDPKFPFLGVHLSKTMEGKVEAGPNAVLALSREGYKKNCFSFQDVKDYLSYSGFWMMAARYWKIGAYELYRSFSKKAFLKSLQRLIPSLEEKDLMPAEAGVRSQIVLPNGKMQDDFLIHANNRMIHVLNAPSPAATSSLSIGATIASYVDF, from the coding sequence ATGAATAAATTCAATGCTGTCATCATTGGTGGTGGAATAGTTGGGTTAGCTGTTGCTTTGCAAATCTTGAGAAAACATCCCCATATCTCTTTGGCAATTTTAGAAAAAGAGCAGCGCCTTGCTGCCCATCAAACCGGGCACAACAGTGGCGTAATTCACTCCGGAATCTACTACAAGCCAGGCTCTTTAAAAGCAAAAAATTGTCGCGAAGGGGTGCAGTCTCTCCTTAAATTTTGCGAAGAAAAAGGCATTGTTTACAAGAAAGTAGGCAAAGCGATCGTCGCCTTAAATGAGGAGGAACTTCCTCGATTGAGAGAGCTAGAAAGAAGGGGTATTGCGAATGGTGTTCCTGGCTTAAGGATGATTTCTAAAGAAGAATATCGAGAAATTGAACCTTCTGGACATGCGTTAAAAGCTCTTTACTCACCAGAAACAGGTATCATTGACTTTACGCAAGTAGCTGAGGCCTACGCTCAAGAGATTCGTGAGCGCGGCGGTGTCATCTTCCTCTCACAAAAGGTTTGTGAATACAAATCGCTTGGAAATAGTAAAACTCTAGTCACATCCACACAGGAATTCGAAGCAGATTGGATCATTAACTGTGCAGGCCTGCATGCTGACCGTATCGCTCACCTCGCAGATAACAAAATTTCCAAAAAGCAAATTATCCCTTTCCGTGGAGAATACTATGAACTCTCCGCACACAAAAATGACTTAGTAAAGGGGTTAATTTACCCTGTTCCCGATCCAAAATTTCCCTTTCTCGGTGTGCATTTGAGCAAAACGATGGAAGGAAAAGTTGAAGCTGGTCCAAATGCCGTTTTAGCCCTCTCTAGAGAAGGCTATAAAAAAAATTGTTTTAGTTTCCAAGATGTGAAAGATTACCTTTCTTATTCAGGCTTTTGGATGATGGCTGCTAGATACTGGAAAATTGGTGCCTATGAGCTTTACCGGTCATTTAGCAAAAAAGCCTTCCTAAAATCTCTACAACGACTGATTCCTTCCCTTGAAGAAAAGGATCTCATGCCCGCTGAAGCCGGCGTGAGGTCACAAATTGTGTTGCCAAATGGGAAAATGCAGGATGATTTTCTCATCCATGCAAACAATCGAATGATTCATGTTTTGAATGCCCCTTCTCCGGCAGCGACCTCATCTTTATCTATTGGAGCCACCATTGCCTCTTATGTCGATTTTTAA
- a CDS encoding putative 5-formyltetrahydrofolate cyclo-ligase (Product derived from UniProtKB/Trembl:D6YTB5;EC number derived from UniProtKB/Trembl:D6YTB5) encodes MPHFLTLRAISYAKLTISMENLKSSLRALFRRIRKDLSVSRRVEAMEFLHQAFSSYEGFICSYSSFKDELETSLLNRSLMKDGRLVLPKISGTNLELYQVGSPQQLQYNSLGILEPIPAKCLVISQSLLSFVLVPGIAFDKHHHRIGYGRGFYDRFLSKIPAYITTYGICFRETLSEKAFPIAKSDYPVKNLAAF; translated from the coding sequence CTGCCACACTTTTTGACTCTGAGGGCAATTTCTTACGCAAAATTAACTATATCCATGGAAAACCTGAAATCTAGTTTAAGAGCCTTATTCCGTCGAATTAGAAAAGATCTTAGTGTATCTAGACGTGTTGAAGCTATGGAGTTTCTTCACCAGGCCTTTTCCTCCTACGAGGGCTTTATATGCTCTTATTCAAGCTTTAAAGACGAATTAGAGACCTCACTGCTCAACAGATCTTTAATGAAGGATGGACGCCTCGTTTTGCCCAAAATAAGCGGGACAAATTTAGAGCTATACCAAGTTGGTTCTCCACAGCAATTGCAATACAACTCTTTAGGCATTTTGGAACCGATCCCAGCAAAGTGTCTAGTGATTTCGCAATCACTCCTCAGCTTTGTGCTCGTGCCTGGGATTGCTTTCGATAAACACCATCACCGAATAGGTTATGGCAGAGGATTTTATGATCGCTTTTTAAGCAAAATACCTGCTTACATTACAACCTATGGCATTTGCTTCCGTGAAACTTTAAGCGAAAAAGCTTTTCCTATCGCTAAAAGTGATTATCCTGTTAAAAATTTAGCCGCTTTTTAA
- a CDS encoding hypothetical protein (Product derived from UniProtKB/Trembl:Q6M9N4) yields the protein MKFCQILLLMLALLFGACSTIRHNAEFPVCPELSCINLVDREGLTEMIRTPDRLRQYEGVDYLKPQPYQKIMRVFNRDAQGNVSAIITLYHPNGYPKQYLEVLNNQASGCYREWYANGILKVEGHIISGSPDINTAAEKTWLFDGVTSAWDENGTLIAKIEYTKGGLSGTSTYFHANGTIWKTIPYELNRVHGPLCIYLENGELLHQTEYQNGLKSGPSIRYWKKNQIASKELFLKGRLINGEYFDLKGDLVAQIEKGTGYRATFGKDSINELQEYKDGLLEGEVLVFSSNGQLARVYYMKNDLKHGEETLFYPQKQPGAEVCPKMSITWHQGKIQGVVKTWYDNGTMESQRVLSENEKNGLSTAWYRDGNLMLIEEYDEGKLVRGDYYPKKERQPVSQVLEGKGTATLFDSEGNFLRKINYIHGKPEI from the coding sequence ATGAAATTTTGCCAAATTCTCCTCTTGATGTTAGCTCTTTTGTTTGGTGCCTGCTCAACGATCAGACATAACGCCGAATTTCCCGTGTGCCCTGAGCTTAGTTGTATCAATCTTGTCGATCGCGAAGGTCTCACGGAAATGATCCGAACACCAGACAGATTGCGGCAGTATGAAGGCGTCGATTATTTAAAACCTCAGCCTTATCAAAAGATCATGCGGGTCTTTAATCGCGATGCTCAGGGGAATGTTTCAGCCATTATTACTCTTTACCATCCCAACGGCTACCCAAAACAATACCTAGAAGTTCTCAATAATCAAGCTTCAGGATGCTATAGAGAGTGGTATGCCAATGGCATCCTAAAAGTAGAAGGGCACATCATTAGCGGATCTCCAGATATCAATACTGCAGCAGAAAAAACTTGGCTTTTTGATGGAGTCACTTCTGCTTGGGATGAAAATGGGACACTCATTGCCAAAATTGAGTACACTAAAGGGGGGCTGAGCGGTACCTCCACTTATTTTCATGCTAATGGCACCATTTGGAAAACTATTCCCTACGAACTCAACCGTGTTCACGGCCCTCTTTGCATTTATTTAGAAAATGGAGAGCTCTTGCATCAAACCGAATACCAAAATGGCTTAAAGTCGGGCCCTTCCATTCGCTACTGGAAAAAAAATCAGATCGCTTCAAAAGAACTTTTTTTAAAAGGTAGGCTAATCAATGGAGAATACTTTGATCTGAAAGGAGACCTCGTCGCACAAATCGAAAAAGGTACAGGCTATCGCGCTACTTTTGGAAAAGATTCTATCAATGAACTGCAAGAGTACAAAGATGGCCTTTTAGAAGGAGAAGTTCTCGTTTTCTCTTCTAACGGTCAGCTAGCACGTGTCTACTACATGAAAAACGATTTGAAACATGGGGAAGAAACACTGTTTTATCCTCAAAAACAGCCTGGCGCCGAAGTGTGTCCCAAAATGTCAATAACTTGGCATCAGGGGAAAATTCAAGGCGTCGTCAAAACGTGGTATGATAATGGCACGATGGAAAGCCAGAGAGTTCTCAGTGAAAATGAAAAAAATGGCTTATCTACAGCATGGTACCGAGATGGCAACTTAATGTTAATCGAGGAATACGATGAGGGTAAGCTCGTTCGAGGGGACTATTACCCTAAAAAAGAAAGGCAACCCGTTAGCCAAGTATTAGAAGGAAAAGGGACTGCCACACTTTTTGACTCTGAGGGCAATTTCTTACGCAAAATTAACTATATCCATGGAAAACCTGAAATCTAG
- a CDS encoding hypothetical protein (Product derived from UniProtKB/Trembl:Q6M9N5), translating to MLQNIPFQRLLIYAMVLCLIPFLFVVFQFYSKLNSVADLETQLEKVQHLALVQEKRQANNLTVISHFKDADHFYIDKNLETLTFLEPEVEALQKIVSHKNFPDDEVIKKRLEFLTGSGNSLKFSEGVVQTFPQFQETTETMIHSVEINIEDLQKILTRVEGVAVGPFEPSPNRPQLIVLEFKLDKKKAADKNEVFLLNMKLLKREFL from the coding sequence ATGCTACAAAACATTCCTTTCCAACGGTTACTTATTTATGCCATGGTTCTATGCCTTATCCCTTTCCTTTTTGTCGTGTTCCAATTTTACTCTAAGCTAAATTCTGTCGCGGATCTGGAAACACAGTTAGAGAAAGTCCAGCATCTGGCATTAGTGCAAGAGAAAAGACAAGCAAATAATTTAACTGTCATCAGCCATTTTAAAGATGCCGACCATTTTTACATCGATAAAAACTTAGAAACATTAACGTTTCTTGAACCAGAAGTAGAAGCCCTGCAGAAAATCGTCAGTCACAAAAATTTTCCCGATGACGAAGTGATTAAAAAACGGCTAGAGTTTTTAACAGGTTCTGGAAATAGCTTAAAGTTTTCAGAAGGAGTCGTGCAGACTTTTCCTCAGTTTCAAGAAACGACGGAAACCATGATTCATTCTGTTGAGATTAATATCGAAGATCTTCAAAAAATTCTTACCCGCGTTGAAGGAGTTGCTGTAGGGCCTTTTGAACCATCTCCAAATCGTCCTCAATTAATCGTTCTAGAATTTAAGCTAGATAAGAAAAAGGCAGCCGACAAAAACGAAGTTTTTTTATTAAATATGAAGCTCTTAAAAAGGGAATTTCTATAA